Proteins from one Pontibacter korlensis genomic window:
- a CDS encoding GH3 auxin-responsive promoter family protein, whose protein sequence is MKKRIHDIDLFRKYPHEVQLELFQNLISTAKNTEWGRKYGYEDNLSVREFQERVPISTYEDLYPYIERVMKGEQNLLWPTKIEWFAKSSGTTNARSKYIPVSPESLEDCHYKGGKDMLSIYVNLYPETKLFTGKGLSIGGSHHPSELNAKVNCGDVSAVIMQNLPIWAEAIRTPPLKIALMDKWEEKIEKMVEVTVKENVTSMSGVPTWTYVLLKRILEVTGKSNILEIWPNLELFTHGAVAFGPYRQLFRDIIPSDQMNYLEVYNASEGFFGIQDQAGTEDEMLLMLDYGVYYEFIPMDQFEEENPKTLTLDQVELGKNYAIVISTNAGLWRYKIGDTVRFTSLSPYRIKISGRTKHFINAFGEEVIVENAEEAITNACDATGAIISNFTACPVYLESDKRGGHEWLIEFEKEPNDLKRFTQVLDEKLREVNSDYDAKRQNDIALQGPLVHAAPKGTFLNWLSHKGKLGGQNKVPRLSNTRDYLEEIMQVNGL, encoded by the coding sequence ATGAAGAAGCGGATCCATGACATAGATCTGTTTCGGAAGTATCCGCATGAAGTGCAGTTGGAGCTGTTTCAAAACCTGATTAGCACAGCGAAGAATACTGAATGGGGCCGCAAGTATGGCTATGAAGATAACCTGAGTGTTCGGGAGTTTCAGGAGCGGGTGCCTATCAGTACGTATGAAGACCTGTATCCTTACATTGAGCGTGTGATGAAAGGAGAGCAGAACCTGCTGTGGCCAACTAAAATTGAGTGGTTTGCAAAGTCATCGGGCACTACAAACGCCCGCAGTAAATACATACCTGTTAGCCCGGAGTCGCTGGAGGATTGTCACTACAAGGGCGGCAAGGACATGCTTTCCATCTATGTAAACCTGTACCCGGAGACCAAGCTGTTTACCGGCAAAGGCCTCTCTATTGGTGGCAGCCACCATCCCAGCGAACTAAATGCTAAAGTTAATTGCGGCGACGTGTCGGCCGTGATTATGCAGAACCTGCCTATCTGGGCTGAAGCCATACGTACTCCCCCGCTTAAGATCGCCCTTATGGATAAGTGGGAGGAGAAGATCGAGAAGATGGTGGAGGTGACAGTGAAGGAAAACGTAACCAGCATGAGTGGTGTGCCTACCTGGACATATGTGCTGCTGAAGCGTATTTTAGAGGTGACAGGCAAAAGCAACATACTTGAAATATGGCCAAACTTGGAGCTCTTTACTCATGGTGCCGTGGCTTTTGGTCCATACCGACAGCTTTTCCGAGATATCATCCCGTCGGACCAAATGAATTATCTGGAGGTATACAATGCCTCCGAAGGCTTCTTTGGCATTCAGGACCAAGCCGGGACTGAGGATGAGATGCTGCTGATGCTGGACTACGGTGTATACTATGAGTTTATTCCGATGGACCAGTTCGAGGAGGAGAATCCTAAGACATTGACGCTGGATCAGGTAGAACTTGGAAAGAACTATGCCATCGTTATCTCGACCAATGCGGGCCTATGGCGTTATAAAATAGGCGACACTGTTCGCTTTACCAGCCTAAGCCCATATCGCATCAAAATATCCGGACGCACGAAACACTTCATCAATGCCTTTGGCGAGGAGGTGATAGTAGAGAACGCTGAGGAGGCTATTACCAATGCCTGCGATGCTACTGGCGCCATTATCTCTAATTTTACGGCTTGCCCTGTTTACCTGGAGAGCGATAAGCGTGGCGGGCATGAGTGGCTGATAGAGTTTGAGAAAGAACCAAACGATCTGAAGCGCTTTACACAAGTGCTGGACGAAAAGCTACGTGAGGTAAACTCCGACTACGATGCTAAGCGGCAGAACGATATCGCGTTACAGGGACCACTGGTGCATGCAGCACCAAAGGGCACTTTCCTGAACTGGCTTAGCCACAAAGGCAAACTAGGTGGCCAGAACAAAGTACCCCGCCTAAGCAACACCCGCGATTACCTGGAGGAAATTATGCAGGTGAATGGGCTGTAG
- a CDS encoding TIGR00266 family protein codes for MRNSHEIDYKIFGNDIQVLEIELDPHETVIAEAGAMVYMEDGIDFEAKMGDGSNPSQGFFGKLVSAGARVITGESLFMTHFTHRGPGKSRVAFSAPYPGTILPIDLSTTRNNTLITQKDAFLAAALGTKLSIHFNQRLGSGFFGGEGFILQRMQGDGLAFVHAGGTIVEKQLNNETLRVDTGCVVAFEEGIDFSVQRAGGLKSMIFGGEGLFLATLRGTGRVWLQSMPVKKLIEALLPRGENAKKEGGFMSSFLE; via the coding sequence ATGAGAAACTCGCATGAAATTGACTACAAGATTTTTGGTAATGACATACAGGTGCTGGAAATTGAACTGGACCCGCACGAAACTGTAATTGCCGAGGCTGGCGCCATGGTATACATGGAGGACGGCATCGACTTTGAGGCAAAGATGGGTGATGGCTCCAATCCTAGTCAGGGCTTTTTCGGCAAGCTGGTGTCGGCTGGTGCCCGTGTAATAACCGGTGAGTCGCTGTTCATGACGCACTTTACGCACCGAGGCCCTGGCAAAAGCAGAGTAGCCTTCTCAGCCCCCTATCCTGGCACCATACTTCCAATTGACCTCAGCACCACCCGAAACAACACGCTGATCACACAAAAAGATGCTTTTCTGGCTGCAGCTTTGGGTACGAAGCTCAGCATCCACTTTAACCAGCGACTAGGCTCGGGCTTCTTTGGTGGCGAAGGCTTTATACTTCAGCGCATGCAGGGCGATGGCCTGGCTTTCGTACACGCCGGTGGTACCATTGTGGAGAAGCAATTGAACAACGAAACACTGCGCGTAGACACTGGCTGTGTGGTTGCTTTCGAGGAAGGCATTGATTTCAGCGTACAACGTGCCGGAGGTCTTAAATCTATGATCTTTGGCGGTGAAGGCTTGTTCCTGGCTACATTGCGCGGCACTGGCCGTGTGTGGCTGCAGTCAATGCCAGTGAAGAAGCTGATCGAAGCACTTTTGCCTCGCGGTGAGAATGCCAAAAAAGAAGGCGGATTTATGAGTAGCTTCCTAGAGTAG
- the gltX gene encoding glutamate--tRNA ligase, protein MEREVRVRFAPSPTGPLHIGGVRTALYNYLLARKTGGKMILRIEDTDQNRFVPGAEDYIRESLEWCGIELDESPWNGGPYAPYRQSERKPMYMQYALQLVEAGHAYYAFDTAEELEEMRERLKAAKVATPQYNAITRMTMKNSLTLPEDEVKKRLDSGEPYVIRLKVPRKEEIRLKDLIRGWVMVHSSSIDDKVLMKSDGMPTYHLANIVDDHLMKITHVIRGEEWLPSAPLHVLLYRYLGWEDTMPEFAHLPLLLKPDGNGKLSKRDGDKLGFPVFPLRWQDPNTGEISSGYRESGYLPEAFVNFLAFLGWNPGTSQEIFSLKELIDEFSVERIGKSGTRFDIQKARWFNEQYLRAKPDNELANYLIKALAEHNITTTPEKAEKIAGLMKERVSFPQDFWQEAKYFFIAPEEYNEKVASKKWNSQSVAVFEDFKNELPSLQDFNADTVKELLVGILERHGMKIGQVMQALRLAVTGAEAGPDLMQIIEVIGREETIQRIETAISKLSSYASA, encoded by the coding sequence ATGGAAAGAGAAGTTAGAGTACGCTTTGCCCCAAGCCCAACAGGGCCTCTCCATATCGGCGGTGTGCGCACTGCCCTTTACAACTACCTGCTGGCCCGCAAGACCGGCGGTAAAATGATCCTGCGCATCGAAGACACAGACCAGAACCGGTTTGTGCCAGGTGCAGAGGATTACATCCGTGAGTCTTTGGAGTGGTGCGGTATCGAACTGGACGAAAGCCCTTGGAACGGCGGACCGTACGCACCTTACCGCCAGTCGGAGCGTAAGCCGATGTACATGCAGTATGCCCTGCAGCTTGTAGAAGCAGGCCATGCTTATTATGCCTTTGACACAGCTGAAGAGCTGGAGGAGATGCGCGAGCGCCTGAAGGCTGCAAAAGTGGCTACTCCACAATACAACGCCATCACCCGCATGACGATGAAAAACTCCCTCACCCTGCCTGAGGATGAGGTGAAGAAGCGTCTGGATTCTGGTGAGCCATACGTGATCCGTCTGAAAGTTCCACGTAAGGAGGAGATACGCCTGAAAGACCTGATCCGTGGTTGGGTAATGGTGCACTCTTCTTCTATTGATGATAAAGTACTGATGAAATCAGATGGTATGCCTACGTACCACCTGGCTAACATTGTGGACGACCATCTGATGAAGATCACACACGTGATTCGTGGCGAGGAGTGGTTACCATCTGCGCCGCTGCACGTGCTGCTGTACCGCTACCTGGGCTGGGAAGATACCATGCCAGAGTTTGCCCACCTACCGCTGTTGCTTAAGCCAGACGGAAACGGTAAACTGAGCAAGCGTGACGGAGATAAGCTGGGCTTCCCTGTATTCCCGCTGCGCTGGCAGGACCCGAACACAGGAGAGATATCGTCAGGTTACCGTGAGAGCGGCTACCTGCCAGAGGCTTTTGTTAACTTCCTTGCGTTCCTAGGCTGGAACCCGGGCACTAGTCAGGAGATCTTCTCTTTGAAGGAGCTTATTGATGAATTCTCTGTGGAGCGTATCGGTAAGTCTGGTACCCGCTTTGATATCCAGAAGGCCCGCTGGTTTAATGAGCAGTACCTGCGTGCTAAGCCAGACAATGAGCTAGCCAACTACCTGATCAAGGCCTTGGCTGAGCATAACATCACCACTACACCTGAGAAGGCAGAGAAGATTGCCGGTCTGATGAAGGAGCGTGTGTCGTTCCCGCAGGACTTCTGGCAAGAGGCTAAGTATTTCTTTATTGCTCCGGAGGAGTATAACGAGAAGGTAGCTTCTAAGAAGTGGAACAGCCAGTCGGTTGCCGTTTTCGAAGATTTCAAGAACGAGCTGCCATCGCTGCAGGATTTTAACGCTGATACCGTTAAGGAGTTGTTGGTAGGCATACTGGAGCGCCACGGTATGAAGATCGGGCAGGTGATGCAGGCGCTGCGCCTGGCTGTAACCGGTGCCGAGGCTGGTCCGGACCTGATGCAGATTATTGAGGTGATCGGGCGTGAGGAGACGATCCAGCGCATTGAAACTGCTATCAGCAAGCTTAGCAGCTATGCATCAGCATAA
- a CDS encoding YihY/virulence factor BrkB family protein: protein MTVRKRLWMVWCLLKETYLEFIDNNSFQKGAALAYYTIFALPPMLIIIISAAGYFFGEQAVSGEIYYRIKELIGTEGAYAVQKMVENVNEFGDFSLAAMVGTIALFIAATGVFISLQDSLNEIWHVKPVPKRGYLKLLLDRVLSFGMILTIAIVLLLSLLANAILVAIGDFLTARFSGWIVYVLHLANLASAFLLMSFLFACIYKFLPDAKIKWRDVTVGALVTSLLFVLFRGLIGFYLGKNDVGSVYGAAGSIVVILTWVFFTSQIIFFGAVFTFVYSRKYGYNIYPSDYAVRVIRQEVEVGNSAVNTEPGKHAREVYGEPEEELEPPAGGDAAKGANI, encoded by the coding sequence ATGACAGTAAGGAAGCGCCTGTGGATGGTTTGGTGCCTGCTAAAGGAAACATACCTCGAGTTTATTGATAACAACTCCTTTCAGAAGGGAGCGGCGCTGGCGTACTATACTATTTTTGCGCTGCCACCTATGCTCATCATAATTATCAGCGCAGCCGGGTACTTTTTTGGTGAGCAGGCTGTGTCGGGCGAGATTTACTACCGCATCAAAGAGTTGATAGGCACGGAGGGTGCCTACGCGGTACAGAAGATGGTGGAGAACGTAAACGAGTTCGGGGACTTTAGCTTAGCGGCAATGGTGGGCACCATTGCACTTTTTATAGCAGCAACAGGTGTTTTTATATCCCTACAAGACTCCCTGAATGAAATATGGCACGTAAAGCCGGTGCCTAAACGTGGTTATCTGAAGCTGCTGCTGGACCGCGTTCTTTCCTTTGGAATGATCCTGACCATTGCCATTGTACTGCTGCTGTCTCTTTTGGCAAACGCCATACTAGTAGCAATAGGCGATTTTCTTACCGCGCGTTTCTCAGGTTGGATAGTATATGTACTGCACTTGGCCAACTTAGCCTCGGCCTTCTTGCTCATGTCTTTCTTGTTTGCCTGCATCTATAAGTTTCTGCCAGATGCCAAAATAAAGTGGCGCGATGTGACAGTAGGGGCACTGGTTACCTCGCTGCTGTTCGTGCTGTTCCGTGGCCTGATTGGGTTTTATTTGGGCAAAAACGATGTAGGATCGGTATACGGGGCCGCCGGCTCTATTGTGGTTATACTTACTTGGGTGTTCTTCACTTCGCAGATCATCTTTTTCGGCGCTGTTTTCACCTTTGTTTACTCTCGCAAGTATGGCTACAACATTTATCCGTCAGACTATGCTGTGCGTGTGATACGACAGGAAGTGGAAGTTGGTAACTCTGCAGTGAACACAGAGCCGGGTAAACATGCGCGGGAAGTATACGGAGAGCCTGAGGAAGAACTGGAGCCACCTGCAGGAGGAGACGCTGCGAAAGGGGCGAATATCTGA
- a CDS encoding RidA family protein, whose amino-acid sequence MAHNIINSSKAPAPIGPYSQATLANGTLYVSGQIALDAESGNLVNDNIENETHKVMQNLQAILAEAGMDFSNVLKCTIFVKDLNNFGKINETYGSYFTSNPPARETVEVSRLPKDVNVEISCIAAK is encoded by the coding sequence ATGGCACATAACATTATCAACTCTTCCAAGGCTCCGGCTCCTATTGGCCCTTACAGCCAGGCTACTCTGGCCAATGGCACACTGTATGTATCTGGCCAAATTGCGCTGGATGCAGAGAGCGGCAACCTAGTAAATGACAACATTGAAAACGAAACGCACAAGGTAATGCAGAACCTGCAGGCTATACTTGCAGAAGCTGGCATGGACTTCAGCAATGTGCTTAAGTGCACTATCTTTGTAAAGGACCTGAACAACTTTGGAAAGATAAACGAGACTTACGGCAGCTACTTTACAAGCAACCCTCCTGCCCGCGAAACTGTTGAGGTAAGCCGCTTGCCAAAAGATGTGAATGTGGAGATTTCCTGCATCGCAGCGAAGTAG
- a CDS encoding 3-hydroxyacyl-CoA dehydrogenase family protein — translation MHIVVLSGPEMATEFKQKFQEEREGVSYSFLHHHTLLDEQLQPSDIVFDFLLYEQPERLNLYAPEQVVFCNAVTVQLAALVSEADLEQSCTLIGFNGLPTLFNRPVLEVSLLRKEDESKLQEVCEVLGTEYLLVEDRVGMVTPRIICMIINEACYTLQEKTAGIDDINQGMKLGTNYPKGPFEWANQIGVQNVYQVLQAVYEDTKEERYKICPLLKTKYLKKETF, via the coding sequence ATGCACATAGTTGTTTTGTCTGGCCCGGAAATGGCCACAGAGTTCAAGCAAAAGTTCCAGGAGGAAAGAGAAGGTGTCAGCTATTCTTTTCTGCATCACCACACTCTGCTAGATGAGCAACTACAGCCAAGCGACATAGTTTTTGATTTCCTGCTGTATGAGCAGCCAGAGCGCCTGAACCTGTATGCACCGGAGCAGGTGGTGTTTTGTAATGCGGTTACCGTGCAGTTAGCTGCGCTTGTAAGCGAGGCTGATTTGGAGCAGTCCTGCACCTTAATTGGGTTTAATGGTTTGCCTACGCTGTTCAACCGGCCAGTGCTGGAGGTGAGTTTGCTACGCAAAGAAGATGAGTCGAAGCTTCAGGAAGTGTGTGAGGTGTTGGGTACGGAATACCTGCTGGTAGAGGACCGTGTGGGAATGGTTACCCCACGCATCATCTGCATGATCATTAACGAGGCCTGCTATACCTTACAAGAGAAAACGGCAGGTATCGATGACATAAACCAAGGAATGAAGCTCGGGACTAATTATCCTAAAGGTCCTTTTGAGTGGGCTAATCAGATTGGTGTTCAGAACGTGTATCAGGTGCTGCAGGCAGTGTATGAAGACACCAAAGAAGAGCGCTATAAAATCTGTCCATTGCTGAAGACGAAATACCTAAAGAAGGAGACATTTTAG
- the glmS gene encoding glutamine--fructose-6-phosphate transaminase (isomerizing), translating into MCGIVAYVGHREASPIIIKGLKRLEYRGYDSAGIALMNGDLSVYKKKGKVADLEAYLASQDTHGNIGMGHTRWATHGEPNDVNAHPHYSTSRNIAIIHNGIIENYASLKKLLIEKGHTFQSDTDSEVFINLIEDIRANNNCTLPEAVRLAMHEVVGAYAIVVLAKDSPNQLIAARKGSPLVVGVGEGEYFLASDATPIIEYTNEVVYLNDYELAIINNGELDIRTKEDVKQTPYVQRLEMELESIEKGGYEHFMLKEIFEQPRSILDSMRGRMIAESNHLMMSGIREFENKFVNANRIIIVACGTSWHAGLVAEYLIEDLARIPVEVEYASEFRYRNPILNEKDIVIAISQSGETADTLAAIELAKSKGATIFGICNVVGSSIARATDAGAYTHAGPEIGVASTKAFTAQVTVLTLIAMIIGSKRGTLETTKLHELMVELETIPSKVEEALQLNDQIIKIAEQYKDVANCIYLGRGYNFPVALEGALKLKEISYIHAEGYPAAEMKHGPIALIDEQMPVVVIATKDSSYEKVVSNVQEVKARKGKVIAIVTEGDTTIPAMADHVIEIPETSEHLMPLLSVIPLQLLSYHIAVMRGCNVDQPRNLAKSVTVE; encoded by the coding sequence ATGTGTGGAATTGTAGCTTACGTTGGGCATCGAGAAGCGAGCCCAATTATCATTAAAGGCCTGAAAAGGCTTGAGTACAGAGGATACGACAGTGCAGGTATTGCATTGATGAACGGTGACCTTAGCGTTTATAAGAAAAAAGGAAAGGTAGCTGACCTGGAGGCATATCTTGCCTCGCAAGACACGCACGGCAACATTGGCATGGGCCATACCCGCTGGGCTACACACGGCGAGCCAAATGACGTTAACGCCCACCCACACTACTCTACCTCCCGCAACATCGCCATCATCCATAATGGCATTATTGAGAACTATGCTTCTTTAAAGAAGCTTCTCATCGAGAAAGGCCATACATTTCAGTCTGATACAGACTCAGAAGTATTTATCAACCTGATCGAGGATATCCGTGCAAACAACAACTGCACTTTGCCTGAGGCTGTACGCTTGGCCATGCATGAAGTTGTAGGCGCTTACGCTATTGTGGTTTTAGCTAAAGACAGTCCTAACCAACTGATTGCAGCCCGTAAAGGTAGCCCGCTTGTAGTAGGTGTCGGAGAAGGAGAATACTTCCTGGCCTCAGACGCTACCCCTATTATCGAGTATACAAATGAGGTAGTATACCTGAATGACTACGAGCTGGCGATTATCAACAACGGAGAACTAGACATTCGCACGAAAGAGGATGTAAAGCAAACTCCTTATGTGCAGCGCCTAGAGATGGAGTTGGAGTCTATTGAGAAGGGTGGCTATGAGCACTTCATGCTGAAGGAAATTTTTGAGCAGCCACGCTCTATCCTGGACAGCATGCGCGGCCGTATGATTGCCGAGAGCAACCACCTCATGATGTCGGGCATCCGTGAGTTTGAGAACAAGTTCGTGAACGCCAACAGAATCATCATTGTGGCCTGCGGTACTTCCTGGCACGCTGGTCTGGTAGCAGAGTACCTGATTGAAGATTTGGCACGCATCCCGGTAGAGGTAGAATACGCCTCTGAATTCCGTTACCGCAACCCGATTCTTAACGAAAAAGATATCGTAATTGCCATTTCACAGTCTGGTGAGACAGCGGACACATTGGCGGCCATAGAACTGGCTAAATCGAAAGGTGCTACGATTTTCGGTATCTGTAACGTAGTAGGTTCTTCTATTGCACGTGCTACCGATGCGGGTGCCTATACCCATGCCGGACCTGAGATTGGTGTGGCAAGCACCAAAGCCTTTACAGCACAGGTAACTGTACTCACACTGATTGCCATGATTATTGGTAGCAAGCGCGGTACTCTTGAGACGACGAAGCTGCATGAGCTGATGGTAGAGCTAGAGACAATCCCAAGCAAAGTGGAAGAAGCGTTGCAGCTGAACGACCAGATCATCAAAATTGCTGAACAGTATAAAGATGTAGCTAACTGCATTTACTTAGGTCGCGGCTATAACTTCCCAGTTGCTTTGGAAGGTGCGCTTAAACTGAAGGAGATCTCTTATATACACGCTGAGGGCTACCCAGCCGCTGAGATGAAGCACGGCCCGATCGCACTGATCGATGAGCAGATGCCAGTAGTAGTAATTGCTACAAAAGATAGCTCTTATGAGAAGGTCGTGTCCAATGTGCAGGAGGTAAAGGCACGTAAAGGTAAAGTGATTGCCATTGTAACCGAGGGCGATACCACTATTCCTGCTATGGCGGACCACGTAATCGAAATTCCGGAGACAAGTGAGCACCTGATGCCACTGTTGTCTGTAATTCCGCTACAGTTGCTTTCTTACCATATTGCGGTAATGCGCGGCTGTAACGTTGACCAGCCTCGTAATCTTGCTAAGTCTGTTACAGTAGAATAG
- a CDS encoding glycogen/starch synthase has product MSKLRILYAATEINPFLQTTKVAEFLQTLPQGMQERGMEIRIFVPRFGLINERKNRLHEVVRLSGINIAVGDDEKPLVIKVASIPNAKLQVYFIDNEDYFHRKSVFVDKNNKFHQDNDERAIFFCKGVLETVKKLGWAPDIVHCNDWMTGLIPMYLKTTYKKDPIFKDCKSMFTVYNNNYTHKFSEDLLEKVKMLDIEDSMLTHLQSADTDGFIKCGMEYADAVIKTNEDFSENISALFSDFMKKKTISTVTPDDTLLDNYYNLYNELSK; this is encoded by the coding sequence ATGTCAAAATTGCGAATCCTTTACGCCGCCACCGAGATCAATCCCTTCTTACAAACCACGAAAGTAGCTGAGTTTTTACAAACGCTACCGCAGGGTATGCAGGAACGAGGGATGGAGATCCGGATATTTGTTCCCCGGTTCGGCCTTATAAACGAGCGCAAAAACCGTTTGCATGAGGTGGTACGCCTGTCAGGCATTAACATTGCCGTGGGTGACGATGAGAAACCATTGGTAATCAAAGTAGCCTCTATACCAAACGCGAAGCTACAGGTTTATTTTATTGATAACGAAGATTACTTCCACAGAAAGTCTGTCTTTGTTGACAAGAATAACAAGTTCCACCAAGACAACGACGAGCGCGCGATCTTCTTCTGCAAGGGCGTGCTGGAAACAGTGAAGAAATTAGGTTGGGCGCCAGACATTGTACACTGCAACGACTGGATGACAGGCCTTATCCCGATGTACCTGAAAACTACATACAAGAAGGATCCTATCTTCAAGGACTGTAAGTCGATGTTCACTGTATATAATAACAACTACACCCACAAGTTTAGCGAAGACCTGTTGGAGAAAGTAAAGATGCTGGACATTGAAGACAGCATGTTGACCCACCTTCAGTCTGCTGACACGGATGGTTTTATTAAGTGCGGCATGGAGTATGCTGACGCTGTTATCAAGACAAACGAAGATTTCAGCGAGAACATCAGCGCCCTGTTCAGCGACTTTATGAAGAAGAAAACTATCAGCACGGTGACTCCTGACGACACATTGCTGGACAACTACTATAACCTTTATAACGAGCTGAGCAAGTAA
- the panC gene encoding pantoate--beta-alanine ligase, protein MEVIEQVSKIRERMQALRCSGKRIGFVPTMGALHEGHLQLLRASVQENDVTVCSIFVNPTQFNNPDDYKLYPRTMEQDTELLKSVGCDILFAPVAEEVYAQQSLLQFSFGALEGVMEGEHRPGHFNGVATIVSKLFHFVQPHRAYFGQKDLQQVAIVKQLVQALSFDLEIVRYPTMREEDGLAMSSRNKRLGAEQRQTATALYKALQLAKGQLGQKPVYSIKATVEAYLAGMQQVNLEYFEVANPDTLQPLTELGGEQEVALCIAAFVGPVRLIDNILVNLNEV, encoded by the coding sequence ATGGAAGTTATAGAGCAGGTTAGTAAAATCAGGGAACGTATGCAGGCGCTGCGCTGTAGCGGAAAGCGCATTGGCTTTGTGCCAACCATGGGTGCCCTGCACGAGGGGCACCTGCAGCTGCTGCGCGCTTCTGTTCAGGAGAACGATGTAACCGTTTGCAGTATTTTCGTAAATCCCACCCAATTCAATAACCCGGACGATTATAAACTATATCCTCGCACCATGGAGCAGGATACCGAGCTGCTGAAATCAGTAGGCTGTGATATATTGTTTGCACCAGTTGCAGAAGAGGTATATGCACAACAATCACTGCTGCAGTTTAGTTTCGGAGCGTTAGAAGGGGTAATGGAAGGTGAGCACCGCCCAGGCCATTTTAACGGTGTAGCTACCATCGTAAGTAAGCTTTTCCACTTTGTGCAGCCCCACCGCGCTTACTTTGGGCAGAAAGACCTGCAGCAGGTGGCTATCGTAAAACAGCTGGTGCAGGCCCTGAGCTTTGACCTGGAGATAGTGCGCTACCCTACCATGCGAGAGGAAGATGGGCTGGCTATGTCGTCGAGAAATAAAAGGCTGGGTGCCGAGCAACGGCAGACAGCAACGGCGCTGTATAAGGCTTTACAGTTGGCAAAAGGGCAACTGGGGCAGAAGCCAGTATATAGCATAAAGGCTACAGTGGAAGCTTACTTGGCAGGTATGCAGCAGGTAAACCTGGAATATTTTGAGGTAGCAAACCCTGATACCTTACAGCCACTAACAGAGCTAGGAGGAGAGCAGGAAGTAGCGCTTTGCATAGCAGCCTTTGTTGGCCCTGTTCGCTTGATTGATAACATTCTGGTGAATCTAAACGAAGTATAG
- the panD gene encoding aspartate 1-decarboxylase — translation MYIEVLKSKIHRCKVTQAELHYVGSITVDEDLMDAANIVENEKVQIVNINNGERFETYVIKGERGTGTVCLNGPAARKVQVGDVVIIISYCSIKFEDAKNHTPTLVFPDQHNRLV, via the coding sequence ATGTATATTGAGGTTTTAAAATCTAAAATCCACCGTTGTAAGGTAACGCAGGCCGAGCTGCACTATGTGGGTAGCATTACAGTTGATGAGGACCTGATGGATGCCGCCAACATAGTGGAGAATGAGAAAGTACAGATCGTTAACATCAACAATGGGGAGCGCTTCGAAACCTATGTGATTAAAGGTGAGCGTGGCACAGGCACTGTTTGCCTGAATGGCCCAGCGGCACGTAAAGTACAGGTTGGCGATGTTGTGATCATTATCTCTTACTGCAGCATTAAATTCGAAGACGCTAAAAACCATACCCCTACACTTGTATTCCCTGACCAGCATAACCGCTTGGTGTAA